One window from the genome of Streptomyces sp. NBC_00287 encodes:
- a CDS encoding MmyB family transcriptional regulator — MAYQAGGQRSAPRPVPENPEAQAYLQDYASLLEAVSFPSVVLDHRWDVVLANTAFASLFGGVGPHPTAMPGDNFLRFVLFHPDASTVLGDHESSWCLPLLANFAAAVERHGHDHGLQTIRRDIAQDPIMEAAYRHGLPHWIRTVGEQALAHDGAVRPLLHPDPRWGATDCRIVDETPGILKDMGYTRITLVLREMRRPAHPSRRTGRPRRTAAHLSVVPAPEA, encoded by the coding sequence ATGGCATATCAGGCAGGAGGGCAGCGATCGGCACCGCGGCCCGTCCCCGAGAATCCCGAGGCCCAGGCCTATCTCCAGGACTACGCCAGCCTCCTGGAGGCCGTGTCGTTCCCCTCCGTCGTGCTCGACCACCGCTGGGACGTCGTCCTGGCCAACACCGCTTTCGCGTCACTTTTTGGTGGCGTGGGCCCGCATCCGACGGCCATGCCCGGTGACAACTTCCTGCGCTTCGTGCTGTTCCACCCCGACGCGAGCACCGTCCTCGGCGACCACGAGTCCAGCTGGTGCCTGCCGTTGCTGGCGAACTTCGCCGCCGCCGTGGAGCGGCACGGCCATGACCACGGCCTGCAGACCATCCGCCGGGACATCGCCCAGGACCCGATCATGGAGGCGGCCTACCGGCACGGCCTGCCGCACTGGATCCGCACGGTCGGCGAGCAGGCCCTCGCACACGACGGCGCCGTACGGCCGCTGCTGCACCCGGACCCCCGCTGGGGCGCCACCGACTGCCGGATCGTCGACGAGACCCCCGGCATCCTGAAGGACATGGGGTACACACGGATCACGCTGGTGCTGCGCGAGATGCGCCGCCCGGCGCACCCCTCGCGCAGAACGGGACGCCCACGGCGCACGGCGGCCCACCTGAGCGTGGTGCCCGCTCCCGAGGCCTGA
- a CDS encoding aminopeptidase P family protein: MAKGRKNGLYRGISEELSALMRTGWADTERRDLEPTEQAPHAARRRAALSARFPGERLVIPSGGLKIRSNDSHYPFRPYSGYVHLTGDQARNGALVLEPRPDGGHDAHCYQLPRDSRDSDEFWSGYTAELWMGRRPTLAEAELVLGLPCRDIRTIAEDLAKSSPAPTRIVRGIDPALEAALTTDEDRDDALEEAVSGLRLIKDEWEIGEMRRAVDATVRGFTDVVRELSQAVATSERWIEGTFFRRARLEGNDVGYGSICAAGEHATIMHWQHNDGPVRPGELLLLDAGVETRTLYTADVTRTLPINGTFGPLQREVYDAVFEAQEAGMAAVKPGAHYRDFHEAAQRSLAERLVAWGFIEGPAERAYELGLQRRFTMAGTGHMLGLDVHDCARARTEDYVDGVLEPGMCLTVEPGLYFQPDDLTVPEEWRGIGVRIEDDLLVTEDGHENLSAALPRSADEVEAWLRKYAG, from the coding sequence GTGGCCAAGGGCCGAAAGAACGGTCTGTACCGAGGAATCTCCGAGGAGCTGTCCGCGCTGATGCGCACGGGCTGGGCCGACACCGAGCGCAGGGATCTGGAGCCGACCGAGCAGGCGCCCCACGCGGCCCGCCGCCGCGCCGCGCTCTCCGCCCGCTTCCCGGGCGAGCGGCTGGTCATCCCCTCCGGCGGTCTCAAGATCCGCTCCAACGACAGCCACTACCCGTTCCGTCCGTACTCGGGCTACGTCCACCTGACGGGCGATCAGGCCCGCAACGGCGCCTTGGTCCTGGAGCCCCGCCCCGACGGCGGCCACGACGCCCACTGCTACCAACTCCCCCGCGACAGCCGGGACAGCGACGAGTTCTGGTCCGGCTACACCGCCGAGCTGTGGATGGGCCGCCGCCCGACGCTCGCCGAGGCGGAGCTGGTGCTCGGGCTGCCGTGCCGGGACATACGCACGATCGCCGAGGACCTCGCCAAGTCCTCCCCCGCCCCCACTCGTATCGTCCGCGGCATCGACCCCGCCCTGGAGGCCGCGCTCACCACCGACGAGGACCGGGACGACGCGCTCGAAGAGGCCGTCTCCGGCCTCCGGTTGATCAAGGACGAGTGGGAGATCGGCGAGATGCGCCGCGCCGTGGACGCCACGGTCCGCGGATTCACCGACGTCGTACGGGAGTTGTCGCAGGCGGTCGCCACCTCGGAGCGGTGGATCGAGGGCACCTTCTTCCGCCGCGCCCGGCTGGAGGGCAACGACGTCGGCTATGGCTCGATCTGCGCGGCCGGCGAGCACGCCACGATCATGCACTGGCAGCACAACGACGGCCCGGTCCGCCCCGGCGAACTCCTGCTGCTGGACGCGGGTGTCGAGACCCGCACCCTCTACACCGCCGACGTCACCCGCACGCTCCCGATCAACGGCACCTTCGGCCCCCTCCAACGCGAGGTCTACGACGCCGTGTTCGAGGCCCAGGAAGCGGGCATGGCCGCCGTCAAGCCGGGCGCGCACTACCGCGACTTCCACGAGGCCGCCCAGCGGTCGCTGGCCGAGCGGCTGGTGGCGTGGGGCTTCATCGAGGGCCCGGCCGAGCGGGCGTACGAGCTGGGCCTCCAGCGGCGGTTCACCATGGCCGGCACCGGCCACATGCTCGGCCTCGATGTCCACGACTGTGCCCGGGCCCGCACCGAGGACTACGTCGACGGTGTCCTGGAGCCCGGTATGTGCCTCACCGTCGAGCCGGGCCTGTACTTCCAGCCCGACGACCTGACGGTCCCCGAGGAGTGGCGGGGCATCGGCGTCCGTATCGAGGACGACCTGCTGGTCACGGAGGACGGCCACGAGAACCTGTCGGCGGCATTGCCGCGCTCCGCCGACGAGGTCGAGGCGTGGCTGCGGAAGTACGCGGGCTGA
- a CDS encoding NAD(P)/FAD-dependent oxidoreductase has translation MSKRLTCDVVVVGAGMVGAACALYAARAGLDVIVVDRGPVAGGTTGAGEGNLLVSDKEPGPELDLALLSGRLWADLAEEFGEIIEYEAKGGVVVASTPQGLAALERFADGQSAAGVVAETVEGDGLYDLEPHLAPGLAGGMHYPQDCQVMPALAAAHLLRASGARLLTGRTVTGIPRTPEGAVLGVRTDHGDIHAPAVVNAAGTWGGELAALADAHLPVLPRRGFVLVTEPLPRLVRHKVYAADYVADVASDSAALQTSPVVEGTAAGPVLIGASRERVGFDRSFSLPVVRELAAGATRLFPFLADIRAQRAYLGFRPYLPDHLPAIGPDPRVPGLHHACGHEGAGIGLATGTGHLIAQTLTEKAPELDLAPFRPDRFPTDAEETA, from the coding sequence GTGAGCAAGCGATTGACCTGCGATGTCGTGGTCGTCGGAGCCGGGATGGTGGGCGCGGCCTGCGCCCTGTACGCGGCCCGGGCGGGCCTCGACGTCATCGTGGTCGACCGCGGCCCGGTGGCCGGCGGCACGACCGGAGCGGGGGAGGGCAACCTCCTCGTCTCCGACAAGGAGCCGGGCCCGGAGCTGGACCTCGCGCTTCTGTCGGGGCGTCTGTGGGCGGACCTCGCCGAGGAATTCGGGGAGATCATCGAGTACGAGGCCAAGGGCGGCGTCGTCGTCGCCTCGACCCCGCAGGGGCTCGCGGCTCTGGAGCGGTTCGCCGACGGACAGAGCGCGGCCGGTGTTGTCGCCGAGACCGTGGAGGGCGACGGGCTGTACGACCTCGAACCGCACCTCGCCCCCGGGCTGGCGGGCGGCATGCACTACCCGCAGGACTGCCAGGTGATGCCCGCCCTGGCAGCCGCCCACCTGCTCCGCGCCTCCGGCGCCCGCCTGCTCACCGGCCGTACCGTCACCGGCATTCCACGCACCCCCGAGGGCGCGGTGCTCGGCGTCCGCACCGACCACGGCGACATCCACGCCCCGGCGGTCGTCAACGCCGCCGGGACCTGGGGCGGCGAACTGGCCGCGCTCGCCGACGCCCACCTGCCGGTCCTCCCGCGCCGAGGCTTCGTCCTCGTCACCGAACCCCTCCCGCGTCTGGTCCGCCACAAGGTCTACGCCGCCGACTACGTGGCCGACGTGGCCAGCGACTCGGCCGCGCTCCAGACCTCGCCGGTCGTGGAGGGCACGGCAGCGGGACCGGTACTGATCGGCGCCAGCCGCGAGCGCGTCGGCTTCGACCGGTCCTTCTCGCTGCCTGTCGTACGGGAGTTGGCGGCCGGCGCGACCCGGCTCTTCCCCTTCCTGGCGGACATCCGCGCCCAGCGCGCCTACCTCGGCTTCCGCCCCTACCTGCCCGACCACCTTCCCGCCATCGGCCCCGACCCGCGCGTCCCCGGCCTGCACCACGCCTGCGGGCACGAGGGCGCGGGCATCGGACTCGCCACCGGCACCGGCCACTTGATCGCGCAGACGCTGACCGAGAAGGCGCCCGAGCTGGACCTGGCGCCCTTCCGCCCCGACCGCTTCCCCACTGATGCGGAGGAGACCGCGTGA
- a CDS encoding (2Fe-2S)-binding protein — MRTPLDLADARPGPAFTVTLDGREIEALPGQTVAAALWSAGVTSWRTTRGEGRPRGIFCGIGVCFDCLVTVNDRPNQRACLVPLHPGDAIRTQEGTGHDA, encoded by the coding sequence GTGAGAACCCCGCTCGACCTCGCCGACGCCCGGCCGGGACCGGCCTTCACGGTCACCCTCGACGGCCGCGAAATCGAGGCGTTGCCCGGGCAGACCGTCGCCGCCGCGCTCTGGTCGGCGGGCGTCACCTCATGGCGTACCACCCGGGGCGAGGGCCGTCCGCGCGGCATCTTCTGCGGCATCGGCGTCTGCTTCGACTGCCTGGTGACCGTCAACGACCGTCCGAACCAACGCGCTTGCCTGGTGCCATTGCACCCGGGTGACGCGATCCGTACGCAGGAGGGGACGGGCCATGATGCCTGA
- a CDS encoding NAD(P)/FAD-dependent oxidoreductase, with product MMPELAVIGAGPAGLAAALAAAARGVRVTFIDAATEAGGQFYRQPAAALNARRPQALHHQWRTWERLRDGLRTHVGAGVVRHLTDHHVWFVERRTDGFTVHALLGPEQEKPAEVHADAVLLATGGYEKVLPFPGWTLPGVVTAGGAQAMLKGGLAVSGRTAVVAGTGPLLLPVASGLAAAGVEVAALVESADPPAFVRRSRALVVQPGKVAEGAGYAAQLLRHRVRTLVHHTVVEAHGTDRLEAVTVAALDYDGRVRPGSERRIPCDTLAVGHGMLPHTDLAETLGCRLDGLAVHVDDEQRTDVPGVWAAGETTGIGGAALSLAEGHIAGRSAAARLHGTAPDPRAWAAAAKTRTRLRAFFAALDTVYAPPAHWTEQITDDTVVCRCEEVTGGAVREAVEELGAGDVRTVKLLTRAGMGWCQGRVCGPAVAGLAGCALTPSRRPFARPVPLGVLARAGEADGD from the coding sequence ATGATGCCTGAACTCGCCGTGATCGGAGCGGGTCCGGCCGGACTAGCCGCGGCCCTGGCGGCTGCCGCGCGGGGTGTACGCGTCACGTTCATCGACGCGGCGACGGAGGCGGGCGGGCAGTTCTACCGGCAGCCCGCAGCGGCCCTGAACGCCCGCAGGCCCCAGGCCCTGCACCACCAGTGGCGCACCTGGGAGCGGCTCAGGGACGGACTGCGGACCCACGTCGGAGCAGGTGTCGTAAGGCATTTGACGGACCATCACGTGTGGTTCGTGGAGCGGCGCACCGACGGCTTCACTGTGCATGCGCTGCTCGGACCGGAGCAGGAGAAGCCGGCCGAGGTACACGCCGACGCCGTACTCCTGGCCACCGGCGGCTACGAGAAGGTGCTGCCCTTCCCCGGCTGGACCCTCCCGGGCGTCGTCACCGCAGGCGGTGCCCAGGCCATGCTCAAGGGCGGCCTCGCGGTGTCCGGACGTACCGCCGTGGTCGCCGGGACCGGGCCTCTGCTGCTGCCGGTGGCGAGCGGGCTCGCCGCGGCGGGCGTCGAGGTGGCCGCGCTCGTGGAGTCGGCCGACCCGCCGGCCTTTGTACGCCGGTCCCGCGCGCTGGTCGTCCAGCCCGGCAAGGTTGCCGAAGGCGCCGGGTACGCGGCGCAGTTGCTCCGGCACCGGGTGCGGACCCTCGTCCACCACACCGTCGTCGAGGCGCACGGCACCGACCGCCTCGAGGCGGTCACCGTGGCCGCGCTCGACTATGACGGGCGGGTCAGGCCGGGCAGCGAACGCCGTATCCCCTGCGACACCCTCGCCGTCGGCCACGGCATGCTGCCGCACACCGACCTCGCCGAGACCCTCGGCTGCCGACTCGACGGTCTCGCCGTGCACGTCGACGACGAGCAGCGCACCGACGTACCCGGCGTCTGGGCCGCGGGCGAGACCACCGGCATCGGCGGCGCCGCGCTCTCCCTCGCCGAGGGTCACATCGCGGGCCGCTCCGCCGCCGCGCGACTGCACGGCACCGCACCCGACCCGCGCGCGTGGGCGGCGGCCGCGAAGACCCGTACCCGGCTGCGGGCCTTCTTCGCCGCGCTCGACACCGTCTATGCCCCGCCCGCGCACTGGACCGAGCAGATCACCGACGACACCGTCGTGTGCCGCTGTGAGGAGGTCACCGGCGGGGCTGTCCGCGAGGCCGTCGAGGAGCTCGGTGCCGGTGACGTACGGACCGTGAAGCTGCTGACCCGGGCCGGGATGGGCTGGTGCCAGGGGCGGGTGTGCGGACCGGCGGTCGCGGGACTCGCGGGGTGTGCGCTCACGCCGTCGCGGCGGCCGTTCGCCCGGCCCGTGCCGCTCGGCGTGCTGGCGCGGGCCGGGGAAGCCGACGGCGACTGA